The nucleotide window TGGTGTGAACTGTAAAATAATACAGATCTGACTAAATCTAAGTTGCTCAGTTTACAGGCTGCTGGGAGACAGCAGGTGAAAATCCAGGGTCCACCTGTATACACCTGTACTGATGCATGTCCTGGCCCTGAGAATGGAGTGCTCTGGTACTCTGGACTATTTGAAGAATAGTTGCTGGCATTGTCAGCTTTGGCCAAGGCTAACTGAGAGTCTCACAAGCATGAGCCATGATTTAGATGTTGCAGCATGCCAGGGATTATTTCCTGTGTGCAGTTTGCAAGCAGCAGCTTTCAGAGGCTGCAGGTGTAATAGCTTTGGCCCAAGGATGCCAATTGGCCTTGGGGCCAGAGGGCTGGCCCAGCCAGTCTGGAGTTTGCTGATTGCCCTGACCAGTGCAGGAGGGATTTCATGTGAGTTTTGGTAGCATTTCACTATAAGGAAATGACCTCTCCCACATATAATTTTAGACATCTCTTTTCTGTTTAACcacatatttaatatttgtgttaagaatctctctgtctcttttgtGTTCTTTTGCAGCTTCTTGTtgaaagacagaggaaaatgtTCTTGTCTTTCACTTCTATACTTTGAATTTTTAGGAGTGTAGTACAAGGCATGTTGCTTTTGGTACTGCCAGTGATGATGATTATGATGCAGTAATTTTGCTGTTGTTGATAATGCATTACTTGCATGCAAGTTTAGGGGCTGCCTTCTCTATGAAAATGTGATTCTTTCACATATGCCTGAAAAACTGTACCAGTGTttgcaaataaaggaaaaagaataggACACTGTGACACAAATTTCAAAGCTTTGTATTTGTAGTTTCTTGGGATGGCTGTCTTATTTCAAGGAAATAAGAATTCCATCAGTATTGCTCccaaaattatgtatttttgtgATGCATTTAGATAGATAGACTCAGCTGTGTGACAGGAGCAACCAgcacatgcatttttaaaatcctctgaTTTCCAAATAGTATCTAGGTCATATGACACCCACAGGCATCCACCTGGGCTTTATGCCAGCCAGCAACTGCATGGATATGACACTCCAGGAATACTGTGAAATtattaaagctgaattttttttcaaataacacTATGATGATAGCTGTAAAAAATATGGCACATAATTTATAGTTCCTTTCTGAAAGTATTAATTTCATTAGGTTGATGCAAAATGTACACAGACTTTCATTTCAAAAGTTGCTGTCTTGATAAAAAGTCCTATTTGAGGCAGAGGTTATCTTTACCTGAGTGTATCTTCTTGAAGCCCAGCTAGCTCTTAAGGGCTGATCTTAGTATCATAGAATTGTTAAGCTTGGAAAtgacctctaagatcattgagtccaaccaaTCTTTACAGTGAGATAAAAACTGCCAGCGTTCTGCCTCTTTGTATAAAGATGACAATCTCTTTGAGGAGCAGAAACCCCATTCATTTAATGCAAAcctcatgctttttttttttttttttccaaaaatttctttttcagaagatgACATCATGCTTACTTTCAGGCATGTGTATTATGTGCTGACAGACACTCTTAGCTAAATATTCAACAAGCCTTGCTCAGGAAGCTGCATTTAGAAAAATGTGTAGGtgtccagaaaaacaaaaatgtgtgtAGCTGGGGTGGGCTTTTTTTCAGATGTACTGACATGTTCATCTCAATGAACACTTCTAGGAGTGAATTCTTCTGGGACTTGCCAGGTTATTTCCCTTGTATTCTTAGGTACCTgtatactttaaaaatgtagCCCCTAATGTCTTTGAAAACTGACTGCCTCTTTTAGCTTCTACttcagtttgctttttaaaaatatctttagaGGGTAATGGCTCAAATTACCAAAGCTGAATTAAACAGATAGCCTTATACAAGTGAGGTGAAGAAGTATAACCTTAAGAGACAGCAGTGCTTAACTTTTATGaacttaaaactgaaaaaaatgttttctcctttttctttctgagtttGTGACTTCCCATCCTATGAgagtgggatgggagaggaggaatGTTCTCAGATTTGTAAGCATGTCTGTGGTATGGAGGACTTGCTCTGACTctaggttttttaattttccttcttccttctagATAAAGAAGAGGCAACAGGATGTGGTGAGGTTTCTAGAAGCCAATCGCATAGAGTTTGAAGAAGTGGATATCACCATGTCAGAGGAGAAGAGACAATGGatgtataaaaatattccagaggATAGGCAGCCTGCACAAGGCAATCCTCTGCCTCCACAGATATTCAGTGATGATCGGTACTGTGGGGTAAGTAGGTTATGGTTCTCAGTGGACAGTGTGTTAGTACACTCAGCTGGCCACTTAAACATGGACTTGTGTTGAGCTTTCTCTAGTAGAATCTGAATTAGTGAGGCAATAGGATCAGGTAGTGATCATAGAGGGAAAATTCAGGTCATTCTTCTGTAAATCCTAGGGCATTCCCTCCAGGAAtgtaaaaatcagaaatgtcAGAAGCTTTGTGTACAAACATGGTTGATGGTAAAATGCCTGGTGAAACCACTGTAACTTCTAGTCCAAGCACAAAAATTCAGTAGGAAATCTGTCTTTGGCTCTGTAAATGAGAACACTGGCTAGATTGAGTTTTATTGTTATTGTAATTaagctcctctgctgcagtcAGGTGTAAATTTCATTTATGTGCAGAATGTCTGTATGCAATCAGAGTGTTTAGGATAAATTAACACTGTTTGCTGTAAATCTGACCACAGTTTGATGGGTGGGCTGTTATGTTGGTGTAAGCTTCTCCATCCACCAGTGCAAGCTGAAGCAGTAGCCTTTTATATGTACATCCAAAGTGGTTCTGACTTAGTCCCTGCCAGATTCAACTGTGCTGCTCAGATCTGATGAGAACCTGTTGACTGCAATGCAATTGTTGGCTTAATGCAGGAAGCATATAAAAAGGGATTTAGGATCCTCTGCAACAAAGAGATTGGGTATGATGCAGCAGCTAACTGGTTTCTCGAAGCAAAGTATTTAACATCCTTCCCACGTGCTTTGTATTGGCCTTACTTGTTTACCTCAGCAGTATAGCTCTTATCTTCTTACTTCCAGGTAAGGTAAGTCAGTCAAAGAAATGTATCTGGGACGTGGAAGGGATTATTACCCTCACTTCTGGATCAGCCCCTCACAAATAACCTTTACATTGTTATGTGTGAATCTAATTTGCATGGGAAATACAACATTTTAAACTGTTGTTTCTTACCCTCTCAGATTGCCTTTATAGAGTGTTTTAATCTGGTCTTGGAAGTTGCTGTTTGGAATTAGCAAGGCAGAAGATGTCATGCAACATGTGAGATGATCTCATTAATCTGTCTGCTGATCTGATAGCCATTTTGGTTGAGCAGACTCAATCCTATTACTAGACTTCACTGTCTGCATGaacatctttaaaaaacaaacatgcttTGAAAGAAACTATATCTTCTCAGATGAAGCAGAAAGTGTGTGCAGGATCTCCAACATTCAAGAGTTAACCTGCTGCATTAGTTAACAAAGTTCTTAGGTAATAGAGTGGAGATGAAACATTATGCAGAAGGCAAAGGAGGTCAGTGCTGGAAAGGGGGGTAAAATATTGCAATTAGATAAAAGTCAGCAAACCTTTCACATATTGCTTCTCTGTCATTTCCACAGTAAGTGTTTTCATGTGTTTATCTTGACATAAATAACTAAAGCATAATCTCTACTTAAAGTAACTTGAACTGAAAAAATACTGAGTTTTCTGTTAGTTGAGTTAGTGAAATATGTAGCTTATAATTTCTGATTTGTGTCCAGGcaattttaaattcagttttctctattaaaaaactctgtctgtttttctgcatttctgcagaatCAGGAGACTTTCTGTGTACTTATTCTGACTTACACATTGTTGCTGACAATTCACACTTCTTTGTGATACAAACTGGTCAGATCCATTGCTGTTCCTCTAAAGGTATGAGGGCTAGACAgtgcaaagcaaaataaatagctacactttttgttttggttgtatTATTTCAGTAGGAGTTCACAAGCATATAATGTCCATGAGTCAATGTTATGTTTGTAGCTATACTGGTTTTTCTGTGTTAGTATTAGCATTAATagttttgggatattttttcttgctgttttctccTTACTAAAAAGCCTCAGCAATGTGCACAAGGGGTTTATCTAAACTAGATTTTCCTGGCTAGGATATCACCATTTGAAATAATCACTTTTCAGGATGTAACTGCAGACTGGAGGAAGTTTGTCTTTAATGGTTTCAGTAAGCATCCAAAATGAATTTGTGTCAACCATTTGAACATCTGCCAGCTCATGTGGGAGGGGAGAAAGGTACAAAAAGGTACAAGGTTTACTGGTTCATGAACTGTCTTGTACCACAGAGGGGGGGGCATTCTTCTGGTACCAAGAGACAAACTTCATGTTTTGAAGTGTGAGCAAGACCTTGTGGTTTTTCTGAGTTGAAGCAATTGCAGATACAATCACTAAtctatcttttccttttctcagtcTTCTGAGATGCACTCACCATTTTATGCTGAGagattttgaaataaagtaCTTGGCAAgaacaatttttatttcctgtgaaCAAGATAAGAGCTGTAAGCACATGAGAACACAAATGATTTTACTGATAATCAAGTGCTGTGTTACAGCACCAACAATAAGataatttacatattttcatGACTTTACAGTCTTTTGTTTCATCTTAGTGACATTGCCATAAAATTGTATGTGAGAATGTCTACCTTTCAGACAAATCAGACACATGATCCTGCTTTTCAAATTTGCAGTAGAGTAAATCTGAAATTAGTATAGTTATCTTGCTCTAGTTAGTGCTATGTAAGAGTGAGATGTTAGTGTCTAGTGCATGTTTCTGGAGAAAACTCATGCACTTTGCATAAAGAATAGTTAAGTGGGGTTAATTGGAGTTAATAGGATCTGGTAGGTTGTGTTGTGTTGTTGGGCACTGGAATCAGTTTTGTCTTGCCCAGTTCCTTACAGAGCTCATCTTCAGTTAGAATTAGTGGTTCCTGCTATAGTACTTTTACCTACAGCTATGAAGTGCAGCTCAAATTGTGGATTATGTTCCCCCAAGAaaataatcccatttttcccagcCACTGTTCTCCACAGCAGAGGGGCTTTACCCACCTGGCTTGCCTGATTGTGGTATGTGTTTCACATTCATGGATGTTTCACATTAATGTTCAGTGACTTCAGGGGTCAGGTCCACCCCTTGATCATGAGCCTGTCCCTACCTTGCATCCCCTCCTAGGTGTCCTGATGTGTCACACCCACTGAGCTGTGGTCAGCTTGCCCTACATTTCCAATCCAGGTGCACTGCAGCCATTGCAGTTCTGGCAGCCTGGTCTGCCTGTTCCTTGTTGCCATGTTCTTCAGTGACATGGCTCTCAGGAATGTGAGTATCTACATGACATCCCTTTACTAGGTTCTCTAcccaggcagcagtgccctgcagcagcccagatATTTTAGCAGAAAGCCAGAAATGCATGAAAACTGAGTCTGAAATGAGGCCTGTGCCTTACACCTGCCTCTTCTTGAATTCTGCACTGCTTAGCACACAGCTCTTCTTAGACTAGAAGTAATTCCTGGATCTTTCAGAAGACTGGAAATCCCCACTTCCCAGTGAAACTGCAGTCTTGTGATGCTGCAAGTTAGCTCTTTGAGCAATGATAGTTTTATATGCAGAAATCTGCCACTGAAGGGAGATTGCCTGAAATGTAGGCGaaccaaaattaaaaggaaatctGTCTCTAGGTGGGAATTTGAGccaaagggaaaatatttacatggtaggctgactcttttttttttttttttttttttttctttttcttctttgaaactGT belongs to Oenanthe melanoleuca isolate GR-GAL-2019-014 chromosome 3, OMel1.0, whole genome shotgun sequence and includes:
- the SH3BGRL2 gene encoding SH3 domain-binding glutamic acid-rich-like protein 2, translating into MVIRVFVASSSGSVAIKKRQQDVVRFLEANRIEFEEVDITMSEEKRQWMYKNIPEDRQPAQGNPLPPQIFSDDRYCGDYDGFFESKESNTVFSFLGLKPTLASKESEP